CGCAAAAGATCGCCGAGGCGCTGCAAAAACACCCCAAGGTGGAATGGGTGCGCTACGCCGGATTAAGCGACCACCCCGACCACGCGCTGGTGCAGCGCCAGTCGGGCGGCAAGGCCTCCGGCATCCTGTCGTTCAGCCTGAAGACCGCTGCCGGCGAGGACGCCCGCGCCGCCGGTGCGCGCTTCCTGGACGCGCTGCAGCTGTTCCTGCGCCTGGTGAACATCGGCGACGCCAAGTCGCTGGCCACGCACCCGGCCTCGACCACGCACCGCCAGCTGGACGCGGACGAGCTGGCCAAGGCGGGCGTGACGGAAGGCATGGTGCGCCTGTCCATCGGCATCGAGCACATCGACGACCTGCTGGCCGACCTGCACCAGGCGCTGGACGCGGTCTGACCGCTGCACCCTGCCGGCCACGCCGCCGCAAACCGAGCGCCCTGCGGAGCGCCTTTTTGTGCCATTTCGGCCTTCAGCGCTTGCTGGACCAGCACGAGCAGCTATCAACTCGATAGCAAATCAATCGCCGGCTGCATCCCACGGCGCCACCCAGCCGCCGCCCAGCGCCTGGATCAGCGCCACCGCGGCCTGCTGGCGCTGTAGCTGCAGCTGCATGACCGAACGGCGCGCGTTCAGCGACGTGGTCTGCGCTGTCAACACCGCCGTAAAGGCCGAGATGCCGGCGCGGTAGCTGTTGAGCGTGCGCTCCTCGGCGGCGGTCGCCGCGTCGGCCGCGGCGCTGGCGTGCGCGATCTGCTCGTCCAGGGCCAGCAGCGCGGTCAGTTGGTCTTCCACCTCGCCCACGGCGGTCAGCACGCTCTGGCGGTAGCTGGCCGTGGCCAGCTGGTGCGCGGCCACGGCCTGATCCACGGCGGCGGCGCGCGCGCCGGCGTCAAACAGCGTCTGCGCCAACGCGGCGCCCAGCGACCAGGTGAGCGTGGGGGCCGACAGCAGCTGCGCCAGATCGAGCGCCGTGCCGCCCGCGCCAGCGCTCAGGTTCAGCTGCGGCAGCCACGCGGCGCGGGCCACGCCGATGTTGGCATTGGCAGCAGCCACGGCGCGCTCGGCGGCGGCCACGTCAGGGCGGCGCAGCAGCAGCTGCGAGGGCAGCTCAGGAGGAAGAGCCGGCGCCGTGCGCACCCAGCGCGCCTCGTGCAGCGCGAAGTTGGACGGCACCTCGCCCACCAGCAGGGCGATGGCGTGCTCATAGGTGTCGCGGCTGCGCTGCAGCCCGGCGCGGGTGGACAGGGCCGACTCCAGCGTGCTTTGCGCCTGCAGCACATCGGTGCGGGCGACGATGCC
The DNA window shown above is from Pulveribacter suum and carries:
- a CDS encoding efflux transporter outer membrane subunit is translated as MNHSCFDSYPRLPGKGWSRFLPIGASLALALLLGACSVTPPHQAPAVDIGPAWRGQAPEGWVSTADYRAWHEGRWWTLFGDEGLDALMPRVEIGNQNLAAAVARVAQAQALLRLAEAAQWPTVGAQLSTQRSGQPARGAASLGLTASWAPDLWGRLAAGVQGQEASLQASQANLAAARLSAQGSLAQAWFALREAEAEGALLEGIIEGYRRALTITQNNYDAGIVARTDVLQAQSTLESALSTRAGLQRSRDTYEHAIALLVGEVPSNFALHEARWVRTAPALPPELPSQLLLRRPDVAAAERAVAAANANIGVARAAWLPQLNLSAGAGGTALDLAQLLSAPTLTWSLGAALAQTLFDAGARAAAVDQAVAAHQLATASYRQSVLTAVGEVEDQLTALLALDEQIAHASAAADAATAAEERTLNSYRAGISAFTAVLTAQTTSLNARRSVMQLQLQRQQAAVALIQALGGGWVAPWDAAGD